Proteins from a single region of Amycolatopsis sp. CA-230715:
- a CDS encoding type I polyketide synthase, whose amino-acid sequence MNSTRLRQWLTSRIAEICGIVESDVDADRPLHEYGLTSRDAVMLTGELEDELDRDLPTQLLWQHPTITSLANELAGDGDTSISSALPRPTPSANAAEPIAVIGLGCRLPGGVRGPGDYWRLLVSAENAVTPLPEDRWAQFGHDTPEQIETLANTTRWGGFLDSVAEFDAEFFGITPREASAMDPQQRLLLEVAWEALEHAGVAPERLRGSATGVFVGISGNEYGDLTLGDVSRIDAWSGTGSALSIAANRLSYVLDLRGPSVAVDSACSSSLVAVHLAMQSLRAGESEIALAAGANLLLSPGVTVTFDQMGITSADGLCKPFDASADGIARAEGAGVVVLKPLSAAQRDGDRVLAVLRGSAVNSDGRSNGLTAPNPAAQQELLRTAYAAAGVQPSEVDYVEAHGTGTLLGDPIEAGALGTVLGAGRPTERPLLLGSVKSNLGHLEAAAGIAGLIKVVLALANRRIPASLNYTEPNPRIPFDELRLSVVAEQRPWPVHDRVARAGVSGFGFGGTNAHVIAEQAPAVPFEEAVSGRPGQYLLTGASPERLRRSAATLADWLEESGDRIPLPDVEHSLARRAGGRHRAVVTAGDHRELVDGLRALAHRTARPGVATGRTGQAGPVWVFSGQGSQWAGMGRRLLATEPAFAAAVDEVDAALRAEGQPLRPVLEGGTEPTGIAELQPVLFGMQVALAGLWRHYGVAPAAVIGHSLGEIAAAVVAGALSLADGARIAVRRSELLATTSGQGAMALLELSAVDAAELVGEYPGVDVAVFHAPGQTVVSGVPGEVAALVDRVGARGLLAKKVNVDVASHSRLVAPVAAALGRELTGVVATEPVITVYPTAVEQGTAAFDADYWVANLREPVRFTQAVAKALDDGYRAFVELSPHPVLHHAITETAGDREVSVLGTLRRDDDESHRFHLSLGAALAATGTRLHTAGRLLDLPTTPWLHREHWAPKPAPRAAGGAHPLLGVHIELPETGTHVWQADLGTEHRPWLADHRVGGRPVLTGACYVEMALTAASTVLGRPPRSFALRDVTLHQPLPLAEHIPVTTTFTESDRVVKVHTRDEDGWVLHCDLVVSDVDTAAAEPWPREDEPTAPLPASELYQRLSALGVDYGPTFRSVLDVRTGDRVAAATVSVPESAPAAGYFLHPALLDACLQAFAAALSTVEGKDGDAYLPMAFGAVRVFGAPSTGVTSQVTIAPSTPDSGGVLGALRLLDTDGAVVLEMTDVFARRVRRSEIGAPLRETLLAHEWVRTDAPQPRSEPSVAVLAPAGNPLAARLRDRVDTVEVGDARDVVLVLDDAEPAHPDSGVRAVEAAADLVRTVADHAAPPRVWLVTSSAATVLPGEAGRPGLAALRGLVRVLAFEHPALRATWIDVDGDDTALAVELAGGAADDEVAWRGGHRYAARLVPASAPVPGDHPVVRSDGGYVITGGLGGLGIALARKLASLGAAKIVLNGRSAPRPEVVAALDEFGGSGTVVEVVLGDVTEPGVAEKLVIAASEGAVVRGVVHAAAVFDDRTVSRLDGSTIRRTWLPKAHGAWQLHEATVDADLDWWLGFSSATALHGLPGQPAYASANAYLDAVVALRRANGLPAATVNWGTWAEVGAAAGLDVPWLTPIDPDEGLGLIEEVLASGGGAVGAARLNTGRLAAAFPDLPRLPFFSALLGEHAEAAESTGWAGPAALAGLSPAEVRALAGSQLRARIASVMGLGPDELPDDVPLTGLGVDSLLAVRIRNGLQHDFGAVPAVSLLLRGASLAEVREWLFDELDVAETAQLPSPRQPGTVRVPPRDAAERLVVSVWEDVLGVPVGVTQDFAACGGDESAADRIATLLSTRAGAAFDRAALFDKRTPELMAELVRAAAVATTGPVRVLRETGDETPVFFFHPGGGDTSVFRQLVDQLPGNIPAYGFDRVDGTGTVEDRVETYLPELRRRQPFGPYRLVGWSFGGFLAFEAAQRLEAEGAEVSLLGMVDPILPLPQEHGLSEQESLERRFERFGEFLETSYGKPVELPFAELARLDDEGQADLLIETILAAGVIDERVSGAILDHQRRSFLDARLLERYRPSGYTGRTVFYSAEVPVPGGLRDPRFDRTDPARGWDAVCRNLEVVTVPGHHLSLLDPPNVDVIAAHLATAFSGTGAEVR is encoded by the coding sequence GTGAACAGCACGAGACTGCGCCAGTGGCTCACGTCGAGAATCGCCGAGATCTGCGGGATCGTGGAGTCCGATGTGGACGCCGACCGGCCGCTCCACGAATACGGTCTCACCTCGCGCGACGCCGTGATGCTCACCGGAGAGCTGGAGGACGAGCTGGACCGCGACCTGCCGACGCAACTGCTGTGGCAGCACCCGACGATCACCTCGCTCGCCAACGAACTCGCCGGTGACGGTGACACCTCGATCTCCTCGGCGCTACCGCGACCAACGCCCTCGGCGAACGCCGCCGAGCCGATCGCCGTGATCGGTCTCGGGTGCCGCCTGCCCGGTGGCGTCCGGGGCCCCGGCGATTACTGGCGGCTGCTGGTGTCCGCGGAGAACGCGGTCACGCCGCTGCCGGAAGACCGGTGGGCCCAGTTCGGTCACGACACCCCGGAACAGATCGAGACGCTCGCGAACACCACCCGCTGGGGCGGTTTCCTCGACTCCGTGGCCGAATTCGACGCCGAGTTCTTCGGCATCACGCCGCGCGAAGCGAGCGCGATGGACCCGCAGCAGCGCCTGCTTCTCGAAGTGGCCTGGGAGGCACTCGAACACGCCGGGGTCGCACCGGAGCGGCTGCGCGGCAGTGCCACGGGGGTGTTCGTCGGGATCAGCGGCAACGAGTACGGCGACCTGACGCTCGGCGACGTCAGCCGCATCGACGCGTGGAGCGGCACCGGATCCGCGCTGAGCATCGCCGCGAACCGGCTTTCGTACGTGCTCGACCTGCGCGGCCCGAGCGTCGCGGTGGACAGCGCGTGCTCGTCGTCGCTGGTCGCGGTGCACCTCGCGATGCAGAGCCTGCGCGCGGGCGAGAGCGAGATCGCGCTCGCCGCGGGGGCGAACCTGCTGCTGAGCCCCGGCGTCACGGTCACCTTCGACCAGATGGGGATCACCTCCGCCGACGGCCTGTGCAAGCCGTTCGACGCCTCGGCGGACGGAATCGCCCGCGCGGAGGGCGCCGGGGTCGTCGTGCTCAAGCCGCTGAGCGCCGCCCAGCGCGACGGCGACCGCGTGCTCGCCGTGCTGCGCGGGTCCGCGGTGAACTCCGACGGCAGGTCCAACGGGCTGACCGCGCCGAACCCGGCGGCACAGCAGGAACTGCTCCGCACCGCGTACGCGGCCGCGGGAGTCCAACCGTCCGAAGTGGACTACGTCGAAGCGCACGGCACGGGCACGCTGCTCGGGGACCCGATCGAGGCGGGCGCGCTGGGCACGGTGCTCGGCGCCGGGCGGCCGACCGAGCGGCCGCTGCTGCTCGGCTCGGTGAAGTCCAACCTCGGCCACCTCGAAGCGGCGGCCGGGATCGCGGGCCTGATCAAGGTGGTGCTCGCGCTCGCCAACCGGCGCATCCCGGCGAGCCTGAACTACACCGAACCCAATCCCCGCATCCCGTTCGACGAACTGCGCCTGTCGGTCGTCGCCGAGCAGCGGCCGTGGCCGGTGCACGACCGCGTCGCGCGCGCCGGGGTCTCCGGGTTCGGTTTCGGCGGCACCAACGCGCACGTCATCGCCGAGCAGGCGCCCGCGGTTCCGTTCGAGGAGGCGGTGTCGGGTCGTCCCGGTCAGTACCTGCTCACCGGCGCGTCGCCGGAGCGGCTCCGGCGTTCGGCCGCGACGCTCGCCGACTGGCTCGAAGAGTCCGGTGACCGGATTCCGCTGCCCGACGTCGAGCACTCCCTCGCCAGGCGCGCGGGTGGCAGGCACCGCGCCGTGGTGACCGCCGGGGACCACCGCGAACTGGTGGACGGGCTGCGCGCACTGGCGCACCGCACGGCACGGCCGGGGGTGGCCACCGGCCGAACCGGACAGGCGGGTCCGGTGTGGGTGTTTTCCGGGCAGGGCTCGCAGTGGGCGGGTATGGGGCGACGCCTCCTCGCCACCGAGCCCGCGTTCGCGGCGGCGGTCGACGAAGTCGATGCCGCGTTGCGCGCGGAAGGACAGCCGCTGCGCCCTGTCCTCGAAGGCGGCACCGAGCCCACCGGTATCGCGGAACTCCAGCCGGTGCTCTTCGGCATGCAGGTGGCGCTCGCCGGGCTGTGGCGGCACTACGGGGTCGCACCCGCCGCCGTGATCGGCCATTCGCTCGGGGAAATAGCGGCCGCGGTCGTCGCGGGTGCGCTCTCCCTCGCCGACGGCGCGCGGATCGCGGTGCGGCGGTCGGAACTGCTCGCCACCACCTCCGGGCAGGGGGCGATGGCGCTGCTCGAACTGTCCGCAGTGGACGCCGCGGAGCTGGTCGGCGAGTACCCCGGCGTCGATGTCGCGGTGTTCCATGCACCCGGACAGACCGTGGTGTCCGGTGTGCCTGGCGAGGTCGCGGCACTGGTGGACCGGGTCGGCGCGCGCGGTCTGCTGGCGAAGAAGGTCAATGTGGACGTCGCCAGCCATTCGCGGCTGGTGGCACCGGTGGCCGCCGCGCTGGGGCGTGAACTGACCGGCGTCGTGGCGACCGAGCCGGTGATCACGGTCTACCCGACCGCCGTCGAACAAGGGACCGCGGCCTTCGACGCGGACTACTGGGTGGCGAACCTGCGTGAACCCGTCCGCTTCACCCAGGCCGTCGCGAAGGCGCTCGACGACGGGTACCGTGCGTTCGTCGAGCTGTCGCCGCATCCGGTGCTGCACCACGCGATCACCGAGACCGCGGGCGATCGCGAGGTGTCGGTGCTCGGGACCCTTCGCCGCGATGACGACGAGAGCCACCGGTTCCACCTTTCCCTCGGCGCCGCGCTCGCCGCGACCGGCACCCGGCTGCACACCGCGGGGCGGTTGCTGGACTTGCCCACCACGCCGTGGCTGCACCGCGAGCACTGGGCGCCGAAACCCGCCCCCCGCGCGGCGGGCGGCGCGCATCCGCTCCTCGGTGTCCACATCGAACTGCCGGAGACCGGCACGCACGTCTGGCAGGCCGATCTCGGCACCGAGCACCGGCCGTGGCTCGCCGACCACCGCGTCGGCGGGCGCCCGGTGCTCACCGGCGCCTGCTACGTCGAAATGGCGCTGACGGCGGCGTCGACCGTGCTCGGCCGTCCCCCGCGGTCGTTCGCACTGCGGGACGTCACCCTGCACCAACCGCTGCCGCTCGCCGAGCACATCCCCGTCACGACCACGTTCACCGAGTCCGACCGCGTCGTCAAGGTGCACACCCGCGACGAGGACGGCTGGGTCCTGCACTGCGATCTCGTCGTGTCCGATGTGGACACCGCGGCCGCTGAACCGTGGCCGCGGGAGGACGAGCCGACGGCCCCGCTGCCCGCGAGCGAGCTGTACCAGCGGCTGAGCGCGCTCGGCGTCGACTACGGGCCCACGTTCCGGAGCGTGCTCGACGTACGCACCGGGGACCGCGTCGCGGCGGCCACCGTGTCGGTGCCCGAATCCGCGCCCGCCGCGGGCTACTTCCTGCACCCGGCCCTGCTCGACGCCTGCCTGCAGGCGTTCGCCGCGGCGTTGTCCACTGTAGAAGGAAAAGACGGAGACGCTTATCTGCCGATGGCGTTCGGCGCTGTGCGGGTGTTCGGCGCACCGTCCACCGGGGTCACGAGCCAGGTCACCATCGCACCGTCCACACCAGACTCCGGTGGCGTGCTCGGCGCGCTGCGGTTGCTCGACACCGACGGCGCCGTCGTGCTCGAAATGACCGACGTGTTCGCGCGCCGGGTGCGCCGGTCCGAGATCGGCGCGCCGCTGCGGGAAACGCTGCTGGCGCACGAATGGGTCCGCACGGACGCGCCGCAGCCGCGATCGGAGCCGTCCGTCGCGGTGCTCGCGCCCGCCGGAAACCCGCTCGCCGCCCGTCTGCGCGACCGGGTCGACACCGTCGAAGTCGGTGACGCGCGCGATGTGGTGCTGGTCCTCGACGATGCCGAGCCCGCCCATCCCGACAGCGGGGTGCGAGCCGTCGAAGCCGCGGCCGACCTGGTTCGCACGGTCGCCGACCACGCCGCGCCACCCCGGGTCTGGCTGGTCACGTCGTCCGCGGCGACGGTCCTTCCCGGCGAGGCCGGTCGTCCGGGGCTCGCCGCATTGCGCGGTCTGGTGCGCGTGCTCGCCTTCGAGCATCCCGCGCTCCGCGCGACCTGGATCGATGTCGACGGCGACGACACCGCGCTCGCCGTCGAACTCGCGGGTGGCGCGGCCGACGACGAGGTCGCGTGGCGTGGTGGACACCGCTACGCCGCACGCCTGGTACCCGCGTCGGCACCCGTCCCGGGAGACCATCCCGTCGTGCGTTCCGACGGCGGTTACGTGATCACCGGCGGTCTCGGCGGACTCGGGATCGCGCTCGCGCGCAAGCTGGCCTCGCTCGGCGCCGCCAAGATCGTCCTCAATGGACGGTCGGCGCCGCGGCCGGAAGTGGTTGCCGCACTGGACGAGTTCGGCGGCTCCGGAACCGTGGTCGAGGTCGTGCTCGGCGACGTCACCGAACCCGGCGTCGCCGAGAAGCTCGTGATCGCCGCGTCCGAGGGCGCGGTGGTGCGCGGCGTGGTCCACGCCGCCGCCGTCTTCGACGACCGCACGGTGTCGCGTTTGGACGGATCGACGATCCGGCGCACCTGGCTCCCGAAGGCGCACGGGGCGTGGCAGTTGCACGAGGCGACCGTGGACGCCGACCTCGACTGGTGGCTCGGATTCTCCTCCGCCACCGCGCTGCACGGGCTTCCAGGTCAGCCCGCGTACGCCTCGGCCAACGCGTACCTCGACGCCGTGGTCGCGCTGCGGCGGGCGAACGGCCTGCCCGCGGCCACGGTGAACTGGGGTACCTGGGCCGAGGTCGGCGCCGCCGCCGGGCTGGACGTGCCGTGGCTGACCCCGATCGATCCGGACGAGGGGCTCGGGTTGATCGAGGAGGTCCTGGCCTCCGGCGGCGGCGCTGTCGGCGCGGCCCGGTTGAACACCGGCAGGCTCGCGGCGGCCTTCCCGGACCTGCCCCGGCTGCCGTTCTTCTCCGCGCTGCTCGGCGAACACGCCGAAGCGGCGGAATCGACGGGGTGGGCGGGCCCGGCCGCGCTGGCCGGCCTCTCCCCCGCCGAAGTCCGCGCGCTGGCCGGTTCGCAACTGCGCGCGAGGATCGCGTCGGTGATGGGGCTGGGCCCCGACGAACTGCCCGACGACGTCCCGCTCACCGGTCTCGGTGTTGACTCGCTGCTCGCCGTCCGCATCCGCAACGGGCTCCAGCACGACTTCGGTGCCGTGCCCGCCGTTTCACTCCTCCTTCGCGGGGCGAGCCTGGCGGAGGTCCGGGAGTGGCTCTTCGACGAGTTGGACGTGGCGGAAACGGCTCAGCTGCCGAGCCCGCGGCAGCCCGGCACGGTACGGGTTCCTCCGCGCGACGCGGCGGAACGGTTGGTCGTCTCGGTGTGGGAGGACGTGCTCGGCGTCCCGGTCGGCGTCACCCAGGACTTCGCGGCCTGCGGCGGCGACGAGTCGGCCGCGGACCGGATCGCGACGCTGCTGAGCACGCGGGCCGGTGCCGCGTTCGACCGGGCGGCGTTGTTCGACAAGCGGACGCCGGAGCTGATGGCCGAGCTCGTGCGCGCGGCGGCGGTCGCGACGACCGGGCCGGTTCGCGTGCTCCGGGAGACCGGCGACGAGACGCCGGTGTTCTTCTTCCACCCCGGTGGCGGGGACACCTCGGTGTTCCGGCAGCTGGTCGACCAACTGCCGGGGAACATCCCGGCCTACGGCTTCGACCGCGTGGACGGCACCGGAACGGTCGAAGACCGCGTCGAGACCTACCTGCCGGAACTGCGGCGGCGCCAGCCGTTCGGTCCGTACCGCCTGGTGGGCTGGTCGTTCGGCGGGTTCCTCGCCTTCGAAGCCGCGCAACGGCTCGAAGCCGAGGGCGCGGAGGTTTCGCTGCTGGGCATGGTCGACCCGATCCTGCCCCTGCCGCAGGAACACGGACTGTCCGAACAGGAGTCGCTGGAACGCCGCTTCGAACGGTTCGGCGAGTTCCTCGAAACGAGTTACGGCAAACCGGTCGAACTCCCCTTCGCCGAACTCGCGCGGCTCGACGACGAGGGCCAGGCGGATCTGCTGATCGAGACGATCCTCGCCGCGGGCGTCATCGACGAACGCGTGAGCGGGGCGATCCTCGACCACCAGCGCCGGTCGTTCCTGGACGCCCGCCTGCTCGAGCGGTACCGGCCGTCCGGTTATACCGGGCGAACCGTCTTCTACAGCGCGGAAGTGCCCGTCCCCGGCGGCCTGCGCGACCCGCGGTTCGACCGGACCGATCCCGCCCGCGGCTGGGACGCGGTCTGCCGGAACCTGGAGGTGGTGACCGTGCCTGGCCACCACCTGTCCCTGCTGGACCCGCCAAACGTCGACGTGATCGCGGCACACCTCGCCACCGCGTTCTCCGGAACGGGTGCCGAGGTGCGCTGA
- a CDS encoding SRPBCC family protein has protein sequence MPEEGRRITVSRVIDAPAARVFAFLADPANHPALDTSGTLHGYAGTAVITGAGHTYVWRLRPLSANRTEVTQIHDWSRFTHVEMLPHLPVVNRDQLRASLDLLADALT, from the coding sequence ATGCCAGAAGAAGGCCGCCGGATCACGGTGAGCCGCGTGATCGACGCACCCGCCGCGCGGGTGTTCGCGTTCCTCGCGGACCCCGCCAACCACCCCGCGCTCGACACCAGCGGAACGCTGCACGGGTACGCCGGTACCGCCGTCATCACCGGGGCGGGGCACACCTACGTCTGGCGGCTGCGTCCCCTGTCGGCGAACCGGACCGAGGTGACCCAGATCCACGACTGGTCGCGGTTCACGCACGTGGAGATGCTGCCCCACTTGCCGGTGGTGAACCGCGACCAGCTGCGCGCCTCGCTCGATCTGCTGGCGGACGCGCTCACGTGA
- a CDS encoding C1 family peptidase, translating into MRPSAYSLEDHTPTPGDQKSVNSCVSWAIDYSAMGVLESEQNVSGGPNAPMYTYSQLAGGQNVGTSVDDTLDIAKAQGVDAMSHYWQGNYDYRTLPDSDERANARNWRISGYNTLSTGAALKGEVESAISSGLPVIFSLDFYQSFSDMSADTARDYSYFPGDGERPDGSHEVTIVGYTAQGVRVENSWGTGWGDGGFANLSWDYLTWAALDAHSVGKLVRS; encoded by the coding sequence ATGCGGCCGAGTGCCTATTCGCTGGAAGACCACACGCCGACCCCCGGTGACCAGAAGTCGGTCAACTCGTGCGTTTCCTGGGCGATCGACTACAGCGCGATGGGGGTGCTCGAAAGCGAGCAGAACGTTTCCGGTGGCCCGAACGCGCCGATGTACACCTATTCGCAGCTCGCGGGCGGACAGAACGTCGGAACCTCGGTCGACGACACGCTGGACATCGCGAAAGCGCAGGGTGTCGACGCGATGTCACACTATTGGCAGGGCAACTACGACTACCGCACATTGCCGGATTCCGATGAACGCGCGAATGCGCGCAACTGGCGGATCTCCGGGTACAACACCCTGAGCACCGGCGCCGCGTTGAAGGGCGAGGTCGAATCGGCGATCTCGTCGGGGCTCCCCGTCATCTTCTCGCTCGACTTCTACCAGTCCTTCAGCGACATGTCCGCGGACACCGCGCGCGACTACAGCTACTTCCCCGGAGACGGCGAACGCCCCGACGGCAGCCACGAGGTCACCATCGTCGGGTACACCGCCCAGGGCGTGCGGGTGGAGAACTCGTGGGGAACCGGTTGGGGCGACGGCGGTTTCGCGAACCTGTCCTGGGACTACCTCACGTGGGCGGCCCTCGACGCCCACTCGGTCGGCAAGCTGGTGCGGTCCTGA
- a CDS encoding aminopeptidase P family protein, with product MNETRPARRDPSRLTEATGFREFLREGWGPVDRAVSLPAGAAKAAEDHRRRLSEALPGRRIAVASGWAPVRANDTDYGFRPDSDFAWLTGCDAEGAVLVMRPVPGGHEAELFLRPPALAGEADFFGNARDGELWIGPAPGLREWSDALGVPCRPLDELASAFRGTLPAVLATFRVDPLLDALVPGAEWAELRRTLAELRRVKDDWEVGELRRAVDATIRGFGDVAAELPAAVAGGGERWLEGTFDRRARYEGNGVGYASIVGAGEHAPVLHWTRNDGRVDENAVLLLDAGVEMTSLYTADVTRTLPVSGAYSDAQRRVYDLVLTAHKAALDAVRPGARYSAFHEAAMRVLATGLHDWGVLPVSPEEALEVKNQHHRRYIVCGVGHFLGLDVHDCAHAEPHLYQDGTIEPGMALAVEPGLYFHPNDLTVPPELRGIGVRIEDDVLVTGSGTEVLSAALPVEPGELESWVATRRGASPYNPFSRSE from the coding sequence GTGAACGAGACTCGGCCGGCGCGACGCGATCCGAGCAGGCTCACCGAGGCGACGGGGTTCCGCGAGTTCCTGCGCGAGGGCTGGGGGCCGGTCGACCGGGCGGTTTCGCTGCCAGCCGGTGCGGCGAAGGCGGCCGAAGACCACCGGCGACGGCTGAGCGAAGCGCTTCCCGGCCGTCGCATCGCCGTCGCGTCGGGATGGGCGCCGGTGCGGGCGAACGACACCGACTACGGCTTCCGCCCCGACAGCGACTTCGCGTGGCTCACCGGCTGCGACGCCGAAGGCGCGGTGCTCGTCATGCGCCCGGTACCCGGTGGCCACGAGGCGGAGCTGTTCCTGCGGCCGCCCGCGCTCGCCGGAGAGGCCGACTTCTTCGGCAACGCGCGCGACGGCGAGCTGTGGATCGGCCCGGCACCGGGACTGCGGGAGTGGAGCGACGCGCTCGGGGTGCCGTGCCGCCCGCTCGACGAACTGGCTTCGGCCTTCCGCGGCACCTTGCCAGCGGTGCTCGCCACCTTCCGCGTCGACCCGCTGCTCGACGCGCTCGTGCCCGGCGCGGAGTGGGCCGAACTGCGGCGCACACTGGCCGAGCTCCGCCGGGTCAAGGACGACTGGGAAGTCGGAGAACTGCGACGCGCCGTCGACGCCACTATCCGCGGCTTCGGTGACGTCGCGGCGGAACTGCCCGCCGCGGTGGCCGGTGGCGGCGAGCGCTGGCTCGAAGGCACCTTCGACCGGCGCGCCCGCTACGAGGGCAACGGCGTCGGCTACGCCTCGATCGTCGGGGCGGGCGAGCACGCTCCCGTGCTGCACTGGACGCGAAACGATGGCCGCGTCGACGAGAACGCCGTCCTGCTCCTGGACGCCGGAGTGGAGATGACCTCGCTCTACACCGCGGACGTGACCAGGACGCTGCCCGTCTCCGGTGCGTACAGCGACGCCCAGCGGCGGGTCTACGACCTGGTGCTGACCGCGCACAAGGCCGCGTTGGACGCGGTACGACCCGGCGCTCGGTACTCCGCGTTCCACGAGGCGGCGATGCGGGTGCTCGCCACCGGCCTCCACGACTGGGGCGTTCTTCCGGTGTCTCCGGAGGAAGCGCTCGAAGTGAAGAACCAGCACCACCGGCGCTACATCGTCTGCGGCGTCGGTCATTTCCTCGGCCTCGACGTCCACGACTGCGCGCACGCCGAGCCGCACCTGTACCAAGACGGCACGATCGAACCGGGAATGGCACTCGCCGTGGAACCCGGGCTTTACTTCCACCCCAACGATCTGACGGTACCGCCGGAGCTGCGGGGGATCGGGGTCCGGATCGAAGACGACGTGCTCGTCACCGGGAGCGGTACCGAAGTGCTCTCTGCGGCGCTTCCCGTCGAACCGGGCGAGCTGGAATCGTGGGTGGCGACCCGCCGCGGTGCCTCTCCGTACAATCCGTTCTCGCGGAGCGAATAG
- a CDS encoding MaoC family dehydratase — translation MTSYATNTRALGATDFAVPVDDRYFEDYVPGMTYEYGHLTVSEREIVEFSLRFDPQPIHTDPAFAATGPFSGLIASGWHSAGLLMRLFADHYLSRVASLASPGVDELRWAAPLRPGDAVRLRVTTTGTRPSRSKPDRGLVHSEALLLNQDDRCPISFKVTNILRRRDGG, via the coding sequence ATGACCTCCTACGCCACGAACACGCGCGCACTGGGCGCCACCGATTTCGCGGTACCCGTCGACGACCGCTACTTCGAGGACTACGTGCCGGGGATGACCTACGAGTACGGCCACCTGACGGTCAGCGAACGGGAAATCGTCGAGTTCTCCCTGCGGTTCGACCCGCAGCCGATCCACACCGACCCCGCGTTCGCCGCGACCGGGCCGTTCTCGGGTCTCATCGCGAGCGGCTGGCATTCGGCGGGCCTGTTGATGCGGCTCTTCGCGGACCACTACCTCTCGCGGGTGGCCAGCCTCGCCTCGCCGGGAGTGGACGAGCTGCGCTGGGCGGCGCCGCTGCGCCCCGGTGACGCGGTCCGGCTGCGCGTCACCACCACGGGGACGCGGCCGTCGAGGTCCAAGCCCGATCGCGGCCTCGTCCACAGCGAAGCCCTGCTGCTCAACCAGGACGACCGGTGCCCGATCAGCTTCAAGGTGACGAACATTCTGCGGCGCCGCGACGGCGGCTGA
- a CDS encoding flavin reductase family protein produces the protein MARIVGVNDTSSPHSKIEPGILYFGTPVVLISTSNEDGTPNLAPMSSAFWLGWRAMLGLGARSKTTQNMLRTGECVLNLPSDALADAVDRLALTTGSDPVPEFKQDRGYHHVHDKFGRAGLTASPAETVGAARVVECPVVMEAVVESVHPVAEEDEAQRGSIVAIEVRIQRVGVHDDIRMANTEDRIDPDAWRPLIMSFQQLYGLGPQVRPSTLASIPERLYRGPDIERARALAPSLRVP, from the coding sequence ATGGCCAGAATCGTTGGTGTGAACGACACTTCTTCCCCGCACAGCAAGATCGAGCCCGGCATCCTCTACTTCGGCACGCCCGTCGTGCTGATCTCCACGTCCAATGAGGACGGTACGCCGAACCTGGCGCCGATGTCCTCGGCGTTCTGGCTCGGCTGGCGCGCCATGCTCGGCCTCGGCGCGCGCTCGAAGACGACGCAGAACATGCTGCGCACCGGTGAATGCGTGCTGAACCTGCCGTCGGACGCACTCGCCGATGCCGTCGACCGGCTCGCGCTGACCACCGGGTCCGATCCGGTGCCCGAGTTCAAACAGGACCGCGGGTACCACCACGTCCACGACAAGTTCGGCAGGGCTGGGCTGACCGCGAGTCCGGCCGAGACCGTGGGAGCGGCCCGGGTGGTGGAATGCCCGGTGGTGATGGAGGCCGTGGTGGAGTCGGTGCACCCGGTCGCCGAAGAGGACGAGGCCCAGCGCGGATCGATCGTCGCCATCGAAGTCCGCATCCAGCGCGTCGGCGTGCACGACGACATCCGCATGGCGAACACCGAGGACCGGATCGACCCGGACGCCTGGCGCCCGTTGATCATGAGCTTCCAGCAGTTGTACGGGCTCGGCCCGCAGGTGCGCCCGTCCACGCTCGCGAGCATCCCCGAACGGCTCTACCGCGGCCCCGACATCGAGCGCGCACGGGCACTGGCGCCGAGCCTTCGCGTGCCCTGA
- a CDS encoding ArsR/SmtB family transcription factor, whose protein sequence is MSAADYDLAATGRAIAEPVRAAMLLRLLDGQTHSARDLAEAAGASPSTASPHLRHLVDAGLVTVAVAGRRKLHALASPEVAAALEALAAISPLLPVESLRQARAGSRLQRARVCYSHLGGALAVSVADELVAGGAVEPLAAGRPGVLRTLEHPLLAALAITDLSSGAGPVVRGCLDWTERSAHLAGRLGSAVLAGMLAAGWLTRRPRDRALTLTGHGATRLARLGVVAPEPERREQPWQACR, encoded by the coding sequence GTGTCCGCCGCCGACTACGACCTCGCCGCCACCGGACGCGCGATCGCCGAACCGGTGCGCGCGGCCATGCTCCTGCGCCTGCTGGACGGCCAGACCCACAGCGCGCGGGATCTGGCCGAGGCGGCCGGAGCTTCGCCGTCGACGGCGAGCCCGCACCTTCGCCACCTCGTCGACGCCGGGCTGGTGACGGTCGCGGTCGCCGGGCGGCGGAAACTGCACGCGCTCGCCTCGCCGGAGGTCGCCGCGGCACTGGAGGCGCTCGCAGCGATCTCCCCGCTGCTGCCGGTGGAATCGCTGCGCCAGGCGAGAGCCGGGAGCAGGCTGCAACGCGCCAGGGTCTGCTACAGCCACCTCGGTGGCGCGCTCGCGGTGTCGGTCGCGGACGAACTGGTCGCGGGCGGCGCGGTCGAGCCACTGGCGGCAGGGCGGCCCGGGGTGCTGCGGACGCTCGAACACCCGCTGCTGGCGGCACTCGCGATCACCGACCTGTCCTCGGGCGCGGGGCCGGTTGTGCGCGGGTGTCTCGATTGGACGGAGCGCAGCGCGCACCTCGCCGGCCGTCTCGGCTCCGCCGTGCTGGCGGGGATGCTCGCGGCGGGCTGGCTCACCCGTCGTCCGCGCGACCGCGCGCTGACCCTCACCGGGCACGGTGCCACCCGGCTGGCCCGCCTCGGCGTCGTGGCGCCGGAGCCGGAGCGGAGGGAGCAGCCTTGGCAGGCATGTCGGTGA